Proteins found in one Deltaproteobacteria bacterium genomic segment:
- a CDS encoding MFS transporter, with amino-acid sequence MSSANKKTQLVVIFITVFIYLLGFGIIIPILPILSRDFGATAFETGLLMSIYSLAQFLFAPFWGRLSDRKGRKPILLFCLLGEGLSYIIFALSRDLYLLFLARAMAGFFGGSISTASAYISDITPQNERSKGMALIGVAFGLGFVFGPTIGGLLTQLGSQLSSEPFFNTSFASFFVAGICGLTFLFGYFKLEESLKEKNINHDRKNRFLVIFEKLKIPIVNKLIVIFFLLSFAMSSMEATLILFMGSKFNWGVKEVSFGFGYIGLMMIFAQGFLVRRLIPKYGERVVLTIGSICFFSGLGLIAVADSISFMAICMTLLALGNGLSSPSVLGSISLLTESTEQGGTMGVTQSLSSLGRILGPALGGWLFYKSTQTSPFIFSSLLGMISFIVLLSIYSKIPVKGKHHEPT; translated from the coding sequence ATGTCCTCCGCAAATAAAAAAACTCAACTTGTAGTTATTTTCATTACTGTTTTTATCTATCTTCTAGGTTTTGGTATTATCATTCCCATTTTACCAATCCTTAGTCGAGATTTTGGGGCCACAGCTTTTGAAACTGGGCTTTTAATGTCGATCTATTCTTTAGCTCAATTTCTTTTTGCTCCTTTTTGGGGAAGACTCAGCGATCGAAAGGGCAGAAAGCCGATTTTACTCTTTTGTCTTCTTGGTGAAGGGCTTTCTTATATTATTTTCGCTTTAAGCAGAGATCTCTATTTACTCTTCCTTGCAAGAGCCATGGCTGGTTTTTTTGGCGGTAGTATTTCGACAGCGTCAGCCTATATTTCAGATATCACTCCTCAAAATGAAAGATCTAAAGGGATGGCATTAATTGGAGTCGCCTTCGGATTGGGTTTTGTTTTTGGCCCAACTATTGGTGGTCTATTAACTCAACTTGGAAGTCAACTTTCGAGTGAACCCTTTTTTAATACCTCCTTTGCTTCTTTTTTCGTAGCTGGAATTTGTGGCCTTACTTTTCTATTTGGATATTTTAAATTAGAAGAATCTTTAAAAGAAAAAAATATAAACCATGATAGAAAAAATCGATTCCTTGTCATATTCGAAAAACTAAAAATTCCAATTGTGAATAAATTAATTGTCATTTTTTTCTTACTTTCATTTGCTATGTCTTCAATGGAAGCTACTTTGATTTTATTTATGGGTTCAAAATTCAATTGGGGAGTCAAAGAAGTCAGTTTTGGTTTTGGCTATATCGGACTCATGATGATTTTCGCACAAGGATTTCTTGTTCGAAGGCTTATCCCTAAATATGGAGAAAGGGTTGTACTTACCATTGGATCAATTTGTTTTTTTTCAGGACTAGGTTTGATTGCTGTAGCAGATTCTATTTCATTCATGGCCATTTGTATGACCTTGCTTGCCCTGGGTAATGGACTTTCCAGCCCTTCCGTCCTTGGCAGCATCAGCTTGTTAACTGAAAGCACCGAACAAGGAGGAACTATGGGGGTCACACAAAGTCTTTCATCACTGGGTAGAATTTTGGGCCCAGCCCTTGGAGGTTGGCTATTTTATAAGTCCACCCAAACCAGTCCCTTTATTTTTTCAAGTTTGCTAGGAATGATCTCGTTCATAGTTTTACTCAGCATTTATTCAAAAATTCCAGTCAAGGGAAAACATCATGAGCCTACTTAA
- a CDS encoding valine--tRNA ligase: MDENKHSDKSDKSEKIEISDRYHPAEVESRIYRWWEQSGYFKSSDQSHKPPFSIILPPPNVTGFLHMGHALDHTIQDLLVRWKRMRGFNVMWLPGTDHAGIATQTVVEKELRKQNTNRHALGRKVFVEKVWEWKHQYGDRIYNQMRRLGDSCDWDRACFTLDEGVSKSVRKVFVSLYKKNWIYRGKRLVNWSGPLETAISDLEVEHKQVKGILYHIKYQLSDKSDFLVVATTRPETMLGDTALCVHPDDERYQHLIGKTVLIPLIDRPIKIISDPYVDKAFGSGVVKITPAHDFNDYKIGIAHKLEFINILTKSCELNEKAGPYQGLKINEARKKIVEDLNLKHLLEKEEPHLHSVGHCSRSGAVVEPFLSEQWFVKTENLSVPAKRVVESGTIKFSPESWTKVYLHWMNIIEDWCISRQLWWGHRIPAWFCDNCDHISVSEVDLVQCEKCQSSKIHQDEDVLDTWFSSALWPFSTMGWPQDTETLKTFYPTTYLVTGHDIIFFWVARMIMMGLEFIRDVPFRTVYIHGLVRDSQGRKMSKSLGNSIDPVEMIDKHGADALRFTFLAHLFSGKDLKFSEQRLEVYRNFMNKIWNATRYGLSHLSDFKVPTAGVKALPVKADISIYDQWILSKLYLVEKNIDEALEQERFSDAANNLYQFIWNEFCDWYIEFSKPILSGPASQERTATQLILAQVLNRMLRLLHPFCPFISEELYQKLPIKNNACIIDQYPHIRLDKELLELSSATAAKEIDLIKEVITGIRNIRGENRISPAEILKIRISVLDERTQKVIGENKGTIQSIARVEITEIGSDGNLSKCAVNSVGMGEFQAKVVIPLEGLVDFAEEIKRIHKTIEKLQKDISILNGKLNNEKFIKNAEEDVILADKALLAQSMTQIQSLQEVLLRFQN; this comes from the coding sequence ATGGATGAAAATAAGCACTCTGATAAATCTGATAAATCTGAAAAAATAGAAATTTCTGACAGATATCACCCAGCAGAAGTCGAATCCAGAATTTATAGATGGTGGGAACAGTCGGGTTACTTTAAGTCTTCAGACCAATCCCATAAACCTCCATTTTCAATAATATTGCCTCCTCCTAATGTGACAGGATTTCTTCACATGGGTCATGCTTTGGATCACACCATTCAAGATTTATTAGTACGCTGGAAGCGTATGCGTGGTTTTAATGTCATGTGGTTGCCAGGAACTGATCACGCAGGAATCGCAACCCAAACAGTTGTGGAGAAAGAGCTTAGAAAACAAAACACAAATCGACACGCTTTAGGCCGTAAAGTTTTCGTAGAAAAAGTATGGGAGTGGAAACATCAGTACGGAGACAGAATCTACAATCAAATGCGCCGCCTAGGTGATTCCTGTGATTGGGATAGGGCGTGTTTTACTCTGGATGAAGGCGTTTCAAAATCTGTAAGAAAAGTGTTTGTAAGCTTGTACAAGAAAAACTGGATCTACCGGGGTAAAAGATTAGTGAATTGGAGTGGTCCATTAGAAACAGCTATCTCTGACCTGGAAGTTGAGCATAAACAAGTCAAAGGAATTTTATATCACATTAAATATCAACTTAGTGATAAATCAGATTTTTTAGTTGTCGCCACGACCCGTCCAGAAACAATGCTAGGAGACACGGCTCTCTGTGTGCACCCAGATGATGAAAGGTATCAACATCTTATTGGCAAAACGGTATTGATTCCTTTGATTGACAGACCCATTAAAATTATTTCAGATCCCTATGTAGATAAAGCGTTTGGATCTGGGGTTGTAAAAATCACACCTGCCCATGATTTTAATGATTATAAAATTGGTATAGCTCACAAATTAGAATTTATAAATATTCTTACCAAAAGTTGCGAGCTAAATGAAAAAGCCGGCCCTTATCAAGGACTGAAGATTAATGAAGCTAGAAAAAAAATCGTTGAAGACTTAAACCTTAAACATCTGTTAGAAAAAGAAGAGCCCCACTTACATTCCGTGGGTCACTGCTCTCGATCAGGGGCTGTGGTTGAGCCTTTCCTATCTGAACAATGGTTTGTGAAAACTGAAAATTTATCTGTTCCTGCGAAGCGGGTTGTTGAAAGTGGCACCATTAAATTTTCTCCAGAATCATGGACAAAGGTTTATTTACACTGGATGAATATTATTGAAGACTGGTGTATCTCGCGACAACTTTGGTGGGGCCATCGTATTCCTGCTTGGTTTTGCGATAATTGTGACCATATCAGTGTCTCTGAAGTAGATTTGGTTCAGTGTGAAAAATGCCAAAGTTCAAAAATCCACCAAGATGAAGACGTTCTGGATACCTGGTTTAGTTCGGCGTTGTGGCCTTTTTCAACCATGGGTTGGCCACAAGATACCGAGACTTTGAAAACATTTTATCCCACAACTTATTTGGTGACTGGTCATGATATCATTTTTTTCTGGGTGGCTCGGATGATCATGATGGGATTGGAGTTTATCCGTGATGTCCCGTTTCGAACCGTCTACATCCATGGACTGGTGAGGGACTCACAGGGAAGAAAAATGTCTAAGAGCCTAGGTAACTCTATTGATCCCGTAGAGATGATTGATAAACATGGCGCAGATGCTTTAAGATTTACTTTTTTGGCCCATCTTTTCTCTGGCAAAGACTTAAAATTTTCTGAACAGCGTTTAGAAGTCTATCGGAATTTTATGAATAAAATTTGGAATGCCACACGGTACGGTTTATCTCACTTAAGTGATTTTAAAGTTCCAACTGCTGGAGTCAAAGCCTTGCCAGTTAAGGCCGATATTAGCATCTACGATCAATGGATTCTGAGCAAGCTTTACCTCGTTGAAAAAAACATTGACGAGGCTTTAGAGCAAGAGCGATTTTCTGATGCCGCAAATAATCTGTACCAGTTTATTTGGAATGAATTCTGCGATTGGTACATTGAATTTTCTAAGCCTATTCTTAGCGGTCCCGCCTCTCAAGAAAGAACGGCCACTCAATTGATTCTAGCACAGGTTTTAAATCGCATGCTTAGATTGCTTCATCCATTTTGTCCTTTTATCTCTGAAGAATTGTACCAAAAACTTCCTATTAAAAACAATGCCTGCATTATCGATCAGTATCCCCATATCCGATTGGATAAAGAGTTATTGGAATTAAGCTCTGCCACTGCGGCGAAGGAGATTGATCTTATTAAAGAAGTGATCACAGGAATCAGAAATATTCGCGGTGAAAATAGAATTTCTCCCGCTGAAATATTAAAAATTAGAATTTCAGTTTTGGATGAAAGAACGCAAAAAGTAATTGGTGAAAATAAAGGAACCATTCAAAGTATAGCAAGGGTTGAGATCACTGAAATTGGCAGCGATGGAAACTTGTCAAAATGTGCTGTAAACTCAGTAGGAATGGGAGAATTCCAAGCCAAAGTTGTTATTCCCTTAGAAGGCTTGGTTGATTTCGCAGAAGAAATAAAAAGAATTCATAAAACAATTGAAAAGTTGCAAAAGGATATCAGTATTCTGAATGGGAAATTAAACAACGAAAAATT
- a CDS encoding YggU family protein — MDEIKNCYQQKENSFLLSILIQPNCKKNEIQGIHSGKIKMRIHSPPIEGRANEELILYLAEVFHLKRNQIEIVKGHLTRHKQVKICPNDAQKFEQDLHHTLLQK, encoded by the coding sequence ATGGATGAAATAAAAAACTGTTATCAGCAAAAAGAAAATAGTTTTTTACTTTCCATCCTGATTCAGCCAAATTGTAAAAAAAATGAGATTCAAGGAATTCATAGTGGTAAAATCAAAATGAGAATTCATTCTCCTCCAATCGAAGGAAGGGCAAATGAAGAACTGATCCTTTATTTGGCTGAAGTTTTTCATCTTAAACGAAATCAAATTGAAATTGTCAAAGGACATTTAACTCGCCATAAACAAGTAAAAATATGTCCAAACGACGCTCAAAAATTCGAGCAGGATCTGCATCATACGCTCTTACAAAAATGA
- a CDS encoding DivIVA domain-containing protein yields MKITPIDIAHKDFSRKLMGFDNQEVGDFLQQISSQMESLIHERNQLKEILREKELSLLEYKERDKLLKDTITTASQMSEKMRLEADREAKFILAEAQQKAEFITRDAKDSLKKTYQEIVDLKKTRIQFEANLKALVQAHLSILEQGEKYVPSVNYAIDHNKNQNSHL; encoded by the coding sequence ATGAAAATTACACCCATAGATATTGCCCATAAAGATTTCTCAAGGAAACTCATGGGTTTTGACAATCAAGAAGTTGGTGATTTTCTACAACAAATCTCTTCCCAAATGGAATCCCTTATTCATGAAAGAAACCAACTGAAGGAAATCTTACGTGAAAAGGAACTGTCACTTTTGGAATACAAAGAACGCGACAAACTGTTAAAAGATACGATTACAACAGCATCTCAGATGTCTGAGAAAATGCGCCTTGAGGCCGATCGAGAAGCCAAATTTATTCTTGCCGAAGCACAACAAAAAGCTGAATTTATTACTCGCGATGCCAAAGATTCTTTAAAAAAGACCTATCAAGAAATCGTGGATTTAAAGAAAACCCGAATTCAATTTGAGGCGAATCTTAAAGCCCTTGTACAAGCTCATCTTTCAATTTTAGAACAGGGCGAGAAATATGTTCCTTCTGTGAATTATGCTATTGATCATAATAAAAATCAAAATTCTCACCTCTAA
- a CDS encoding rhodanese-like domain-containing protein: MSLLNKISFYQLENLILQKVPFKFIEFFQNSSPEELTRESTLDAFKHLNPYYQRFFKEQFLAADLDQLVKGSNNISLTMESPIILICQDGLSSNEFALALEKVGYKNIYLIEGGLTQLLTDAKMAAHPNSC, from the coding sequence ATGAGCCTACTTAATAAAATAAGCTTTTATCAGTTAGAAAATTTAATTTTGCAAAAAGTTCCTTTTAAATTTATAGAGTTTTTTCAGAACTCAAGTCCTGAAGAGCTTACCAGAGAGTCCACGCTAGATGCCTTTAAACATTTAAATCCTTACTATCAAAGATTCTTTAAAGAACAATTTCTTGCAGCTGATTTAGATCAGCTTGTAAAGGGCTCAAACAACATTAGCCTTACAATGGAATCTCCTATCATTTTAATTTGTCAAGATGGTTTGTCTTCAAATGAATTTGCTCTGGCTTTGGAAAAAGTAGGTTATAAAAATATTTATCTCATCGAAGGGGGACTGACTCAACTCTTAACAGATGCCAAGATGGCCGCCCATCCAAATTCCTGTTAA